One region of Carbonactinospora thermoautotrophica genomic DNA includes:
- a CDS encoding NUDIX hydrolase translates to MSCEDRILEQGDALRAAGAVLWRAGPDGVPRVAVIHRPKQDDWTFPKGKPEPGEHPLVTAVREVEEETGHRVRLGPALPTVRYLTGEGRPKTVRFWAGADSGGEFTPNREVDELRWLPPAQARELLSYPSDHRVLDAFTTMEQDTQALVVLRHAEALDRADWAGPDAARPLSAAGYQQAERLADLLAAYGPKLLISSDARRCVDTLRPYAERYGIEIVTDHALSEEAYLANPTGLHAALDRALDRALNNRASDRAAGTRKPLVVCSHRPVLPVLATLLRARLAGIREQVLRTPLAPGAFWVFHLVDSRITGVERYSS, encoded by the coding sequence ATGAGCTGTGAGGACCGGATCTTGGAACAGGGGGATGCGCTGCGCGCCGCCGGGGCGGTACTGTGGCGTGCCGGCCCGGACGGGGTCCCGCGGGTGGCCGTCATCCACCGGCCGAAGCAGGACGACTGGACGTTTCCGAAGGGCAAGCCGGAGCCGGGCGAGCACCCGTTGGTCACCGCGGTCCGCGAGGTCGAGGAGGAGACCGGCCACCGGGTGCGGCTGGGGCCGGCGCTGCCGACGGTGCGCTACCTGACCGGGGAGGGCCGGCCCAAGACGGTGCGGTTCTGGGCCGGCGCGGACTCCGGCGGGGAGTTCACACCCAACCGCGAGGTGGACGAGTTGCGCTGGCTGCCGCCCGCCCAGGCGCGTGAGCTGCTGTCGTACCCCTCGGACCATCGCGTCCTCGACGCGTTCACCACCATGGAGCAGGACACGCAGGCGCTGGTGGTGCTCCGGCACGCCGAAGCGCTGGACCGGGCGGACTGGGCCGGCCCGGACGCGGCGCGCCCGCTGTCGGCGGCCGGGTACCAGCAGGCGGAGCGGCTGGCGGACCTGCTCGCCGCGTACGGCCCGAAGCTCCTGATCAGCTCGGACGCGCGCCGCTGCGTGGACACGCTGCGCCCGTACGCGGAGCGGTACGGGATCGAGATCGTGACCGACCACGCGTTGTCCGAGGAGGCGTACCTGGCGAATCCCACCGGGCTGCACGCAGCGTTGGACAGGGCGTTGGACAGGGCGTTGAACAACAGAGCGTCGGACAGGGCCGCCGGTACGCGGAAGCCCTTGGTGGTGTGCTCGCACCGGCCGGTGCTGCCGGTGCTCGCGACGCTGCTGCGGGCCCGGCTGGCGGGCATACGAGAGCAGGTGCTGCGCACCCCGCTCGCGCCGGGCGCGTTCTGGGTGTTCCACCTGGTGGATAGCAGGATCACTGGCGTTGAAAGATATTCATCGT
- a CDS encoding CHAD domain-containing protein yields the protein MSARRATPRPLPAPLHPTDPAGAALQHHLHTAARAFLEQDRLVRHQVPGSVERLRGYARRIRDALRACAPLVEPRWGEQLVVELRWLERALTAEHDREVALARLLRVLDAVPDDPGSVRARHLLERRLSRELAEARVATLNALSSSRYRLLVDRLTLVLHELPGTSIAGRSCTEVLPALAAMAFRRLARAARRLDADHGAYEEWRHARVLARCGRCAAEVCADVFGEPARAFAGQLGRLVDVLGVHEDATKAAEAARAAANTPRIAPQTMFTLGFLYATERAAALNARREFRHAWSEATKKKWRRWLDETEPGGNAGSAHPWALVELKDCEPDDEL from the coding sequence GTGAGCGCGCGGAGGGCCACTCCGCGCCCGCTGCCGGCCCCGCTCCACCCGACCGACCCGGCTGGGGCGGCCCTGCAGCACCACCTGCACACGGCGGCGCGGGCGTTCCTGGAGCAGGACCGGCTGGTCCGGCATCAGGTGCCGGGATCGGTCGAGCGGCTGCGCGGGTACGCGCGGCGGATCCGGGACGCCCTGCGCGCGTGCGCACCGCTGGTCGAGCCACGCTGGGGGGAGCAGCTCGTGGTCGAGCTGCGCTGGCTGGAGCGCGCGCTCACCGCCGAACACGACCGGGAGGTGGCGCTCGCCCGGCTACTGCGCGTCCTGGACGCGGTACCGGACGACCCGGGCTCGGTGCGCGCCCGGCACCTGCTGGAGCGTCGCCTGTCCCGCGAGCTGGCCGAGGCCCGGGTCGCGACGCTGAACGCGCTGTCCTCGTCCCGGTACCGGCTGCTGGTCGACCGCCTCACGCTGGTCTTACACGAGCTGCCGGGCACGTCGATCGCCGGGCGTAGCTGCACGGAGGTGCTGCCGGCGCTGGCCGCCATGGCGTTCCGCCGGCTGGCGCGCGCCGCCCGCCGGCTCGACGCCGACCACGGCGCGTACGAGGAGTGGCGGCACGCCAGGGTGCTGGCGCGGTGCGGCCGGTGCGCGGCCGAGGTGTGCGCGGACGTGTTCGGGGAGCCCGCTCGCGCGTTCGCCGGGCAGCTCGGGCGGCTGGTGGACGTGCTGGGTGTACACGAGGACGCGACGAAGGCGGCTGAGGCGGCGCGCGCCGCGGCGAACACTCCCCGGATCGCCCCACAGACCATGTTCACGCTGGGTTTCCTGTACGCGACCGAGCGCGCGGCCGCGCTGAACGCCCGGCGGGAGTTCCGCCACGCCTGGTCCGAGGCGACGAAGAAGAAGTGGCGCCGGTGGCTGGACGAGACCGAGCCGGGCGGCAACGCCGGCTCGGCCCACCCCTGGGCCCTGGTCGAACTCAAGGATTGTGAACCGGACGATGAGCTGTGA
- a CDS encoding IS110 family RNA-guided transposase has product MAVAVGIDVAKEFHWAVLVVAETGKVLVSRRVDNTPAGIQTLIADIEAAQVQHGPATVGVDVLGGIAGLVQAMLLEAGLRVVHVPGLAVNRARRATVGGERKSDPKDARVIADQVRMREDLRPVTGLNQIDAELRLLVGRRRELVADQTRRLGRLRDLLASIFPGLERVVDVTGKAGLWLLTRYVTPGEIRAAGRTRLSRHLVRAGNLKAVTINALVDAALTAAHAQHVTIPGEAVAADIIRDLAREALTTRDRLHQIDQRIEAVLQRHPDAALVRSLPGMGATLTAEFLAEAGGITRFPTADQLASAAGLAPVLKQSGKVRYLQRATAGNKALKRVFYQSAFCAIQRDPTSRAFYARKRAEGKRHHQALIALARRRVNVLHAILRTRQPYQPRPRAAAA; this is encoded by the coding sequence ATGGCGGTCGCGGTCGGGATCGATGTGGCCAAGGAGTTCCACTGGGCCGTGCTCGTGGTCGCCGAGACGGGAAAGGTGCTGGTCAGCCGACGGGTGGACAACACCCCGGCCGGGATCCAGACGCTGATCGCAGACATCGAGGCCGCCCAGGTGCAGCACGGCCCGGCCACGGTCGGGGTGGACGTGTTGGGCGGGATCGCCGGACTGGTGCAGGCGATGCTCCTGGAGGCGGGGCTGAGGGTGGTGCACGTGCCCGGGCTGGCGGTCAACCGGGCCCGCCGCGCGACCGTGGGCGGGGAACGCAAAAGCGACCCCAAAGACGCACGAGTGATCGCCGACCAGGTCCGCATGCGCGAGGACCTGCGCCCGGTCACCGGCCTGAACCAGATCGACGCCGAGCTGCGGCTGCTGGTCGGGCGCCGCCGGGAACTGGTGGCCGACCAGACCCGCCGCCTGGGGCGGCTGCGGGACCTGCTGGCCTCGATCTTCCCCGGCCTGGAACGGGTGGTGGACGTGACCGGCAAGGCCGGGCTGTGGCTGCTGACCCGCTACGTCACCCCCGGCGAGATCCGCGCCGCCGGACGCACCCGCCTGAGCAGGCACCTGGTCAGGGCGGGGAACCTGAAGGCGGTCACGATCAATGCCCTGGTCGACGCCGCGCTCACCGCGGCGCACGCCCAGCACGTCACCATCCCCGGTGAGGCCGTGGCCGCCGACATCATCCGCGATCTGGCCCGCGAAGCGCTCACCACCCGCGACCGGCTCCACCAGATCGACCAGCGCATCGAGGCGGTGCTGCAGCGCCACCCTGACGCGGCCCTCGTCCGCAGCCTGCCCGGGATGGGGGCCACCCTCACCGCGGAGTTTCTCGCCGAGGCAGGCGGCATCACCCGGTTCCCCACCGCCGACCAGCTCGCCTCCGCCGCGGGCCTGGCCCCGGTCCTCAAACAGTCCGGCAAGGTCCGCTACCTGCAGCGCGCCACCGCCGGCAACAAGGCCCTCAAACGCGTCTTCTACCAGTCCGCGTTCTGCGCCATCCAACGCGACCCGACCAGCCGCGCCTTCTACGCCCGCAAACGCGCCGAAGGTAAACGCCACCACCAAGCCCTCATCGCCCTGGCCCGCCGACGCGTCAACGTCCTGCACGCGATCCTGCGCACCCGCCAGCCCTACCAGCCACGGCCGCGCGCCGCTGCGGCTTGA
- a CDS encoding RNA degradosome polyphosphate kinase, with translation MEVEEHSQEARPQPAGEPGTPEPAATSTPKRRVNRPRRVAAAVRAAPETSATLPPLPEDRFLDREMSWLAFNERVLELAEDENVPLLERARFLAIFSSNLDEFFMVRVAGLKRRIAAGVAVKTITGKQPREVLEAIWQRTDELMTRHAECFRGKVLPALAEQGIELLHWEELEESERHSLHLLFRERIFPVLTPLAVDPAHPFPYISGLSLNLAVIVRNPQNGNEYFARVKVPPLLPRFMPAGEQRFVPLEDVIAAHLSDLFPGMEVQQHHTFRVTRNEDLEVEEDEAENLLQAIERELLRRRFGPPVRLEVEESIDPHVLDLLIRELGVSRNEVFYLPGPLDLTGLHAIADLDRQELKFRTFVPATHPDLSEVETAKPVDVFAALRHRDVLLHHPYDSFSTSVQALLEQAAADPNVLAIKQTLYRTSGDSPIVDALIDAAEAGKQVLVLVEIKARFDEHANIKWARKLEEAGCHVVYGLVGLKTHCKLSLVVRDEPGGLRLYSHIGTGNYNPKTARLYEDLGLLTADPQVGEDLSHLFNHLSGYSLEPRYRRLLTAPHHLRNGLVERIEREIANHRAGKPAYVKFKANSIVDETVIDALYRASQAGVPVDLWVRGICALRPGVPGLSETIRVRSVLGRFLEHSRVYLFANGGSPEVWIGSADLMHRNLDRRVEVLVKVSNPAHRRELHDLMNLAFAETTSSWHLGPDGTWTRHDRAPDGSPLLDLQEHLIDVRRRPSRRIGGLRGRRP, from the coding sequence ATGGAGGTCGAGGAACACAGCCAGGAAGCACGGCCGCAGCCGGCGGGCGAGCCGGGCACGCCTGAGCCGGCCGCGACCTCCACGCCCAAGCGGCGGGTGAACCGGCCGCGCCGGGTCGCCGCGGCGGTCCGCGCCGCGCCCGAGACCTCGGCGACGCTGCCGCCACTGCCCGAGGACCGGTTCCTGGACCGGGAGATGAGCTGGCTGGCGTTCAACGAGCGGGTGCTGGAGCTGGCCGAGGACGAGAACGTGCCGCTGCTGGAGCGGGCCCGCTTTCTCGCCATCTTCTCAAGCAACCTGGACGAGTTCTTCATGGTCCGGGTCGCCGGGCTGAAACGGCGCATAGCGGCCGGGGTCGCCGTGAAAACGATCACCGGCAAGCAGCCGCGCGAGGTGCTGGAGGCGATCTGGCAGCGCACCGACGAGCTGATGACCCGGCACGCGGAGTGTTTCCGCGGCAAGGTGCTACCGGCCCTCGCCGAGCAGGGCATCGAGCTGCTGCACTGGGAAGAGTTGGAGGAGAGCGAGCGGCACTCGCTGCACCTGCTGTTCCGCGAGCGGATCTTCCCGGTGCTCACCCCGCTCGCGGTGGACCCGGCGCACCCGTTCCCGTACATCTCGGGTCTTTCGCTCAACCTGGCGGTCATCGTCCGCAACCCGCAGAACGGCAACGAGTACTTCGCCCGGGTGAAGGTGCCGCCGCTGCTGCCCCGCTTCATGCCGGCCGGCGAGCAGCGGTTCGTGCCGCTCGAGGACGTGATCGCCGCGCACCTGTCGGACCTGTTCCCCGGCATGGAGGTGCAGCAGCACCACACGTTCCGGGTCACCCGGAACGAGGACCTGGAGGTGGAGGAGGACGAGGCCGAGAACCTGCTCCAGGCGATCGAGCGGGAGCTGCTGCGCCGGCGGTTCGGCCCGCCGGTGCGGCTGGAGGTCGAGGAGTCGATCGACCCGCACGTGCTCGACCTGCTGATCCGGGAGCTGGGGGTCAGCCGGAACGAGGTGTTCTACCTGCCCGGCCCATTGGACCTGACCGGCCTGCACGCGATCGCGGACCTGGACCGCCAGGAGCTGAAGTTCCGCACGTTCGTCCCGGCCACGCACCCGGACCTGTCGGAGGTGGAGACCGCCAAGCCGGTGGACGTGTTCGCGGCGCTGCGCCACCGGGACGTGCTGCTGCACCACCCGTACGACTCGTTCTCCACCAGCGTCCAGGCGCTCCTGGAGCAGGCCGCGGCCGACCCGAACGTGCTGGCGATCAAGCAGACCCTGTACCGCACCTCCGGCGACTCGCCGATCGTGGACGCGCTGATCGACGCGGCCGAAGCGGGCAAGCAGGTGCTCGTGCTGGTCGAGATCAAGGCGCGGTTCGACGAGCACGCCAACATCAAGTGGGCGCGCAAGCTGGAGGAGGCCGGCTGCCACGTCGTGTACGGCCTGGTGGGCTTGAAGACGCACTGCAAGCTGAGCCTGGTGGTGCGTGACGAGCCGGGCGGCCTGCGCCTGTACTCCCACATCGGCACCGGGAACTACAACCCCAAGACCGCGCGCCTGTACGAGGACCTGGGCTTGCTGACCGCGGACCCGCAGGTGGGCGAGGACCTGTCGCACCTGTTCAACCACCTGTCCGGGTACTCGCTGGAGCCGCGGTACCGCCGGCTGCTCACCGCGCCGCACCACCTGCGCAACGGCCTGGTCGAGCGGATCGAGCGGGAGATCGCCAACCACCGGGCCGGCAAGCCCGCGTACGTCAAGTTCAAGGCCAACTCGATCGTCGACGAGACCGTGATCGACGCCCTGTACCGGGCGTCGCAGGCGGGCGTGCCGGTCGATCTGTGGGTGCGCGGGATCTGCGCGCTGCGGCCGGGCGTGCCGGGGTTGTCGGAGACGATCCGGGTGCGCAGCGTGCTAGGCCGGTTCCTGGAGCACTCCCGCGTCTACCTGTTCGCGAACGGCGGCTCCCCGGAGGTGTGGATCGGCAGCGCTGACCTGATGCACCGGAACCTGGACCGGCGCGTCGAGGTTCTGGTGAAGGTCTCCAATCCGGCGCACCGGCGGGAGCTGCACGACCTGATGAACTTGGCGTTCGCCGAGACCACCAGCTCGTGGCACCTGGGTCCGGACGGCACCTGGACGCGCCACGACCGGGCGCCGGACGGGTCGCCACTGCTCGACCTGCAGGAGCATCTGATCGACGTGCGCCGCAGGCCGAGCCGGCGCATCGGCGGCCTCCGAGGACGGCGCCCGTGA
- the mshD gene encoding mycothiol synthase — protein MTTGLRIETTGHPGPERAAAVLRVVDAATEADGVRPLSEHVLLHLRYGGAAHARDVLGYAGEELVAYAHLDLADPAAGAVAELVVHPAHRRRGYGRALAERLLAESPGGRLRLWAHGNHPGATKLATALGFRTVRELWRMRRSLDTPLPEVPVPPGVRIRAFVPGQDDAAWVALNARAFASHPEQGRWTLEDLRTRMREPWFDPEGFFLAERESDGRLVGFHWTKVHHEDEPIGEIYVLGVDPDAQGGGLGKALALVGLRHLRSRGLGAAMLYVEATNAPAIRVYEAMGFTHWDTDVMFQSAQ, from the coding sequence GTGACGACCGGCTTGCGCATCGAGACGACCGGCCACCCCGGCCCGGAGCGCGCGGCCGCGGTGCTGCGCGTGGTCGACGCCGCCACCGAGGCCGACGGCGTGCGGCCGCTGTCCGAGCACGTCCTGCTGCACCTGCGGTACGGCGGTGCGGCTCACGCGCGTGACGTGCTGGGGTACGCCGGGGAGGAGCTGGTCGCGTACGCCCACCTGGATCTCGCCGACCCCGCCGCGGGAGCTGTCGCGGAGCTGGTCGTGCACCCGGCGCACCGGCGACGCGGGTACGGGCGGGCACTCGCCGAGCGGCTGCTGGCCGAGTCACCCGGCGGCCGGCTGCGGCTGTGGGCGCACGGCAACCACCCGGGGGCGACGAAGCTGGCCACGGCGCTGGGCTTCCGGACCGTGCGCGAGCTGTGGCGCATGCGCCGGTCGCTGGACACGCCGCTGCCGGAGGTCCCGGTCCCGCCAGGCGTACGGATCCGCGCGTTCGTGCCCGGGCAGGACGACGCGGCCTGGGTCGCGCTGAACGCGCGCGCCTTCGCCAGCCACCCCGAGCAGGGCCGATGGACGCTGGAGGACCTGCGCACGCGGATGCGCGAGCCCTGGTTCGACCCGGAGGGGTTCTTCCTCGCCGAACGCGAGTCCGACGGCCGGCTGGTGGGCTTCCACTGGACGAAGGTCCACCACGAGGACGAACCGATCGGTGAGATCTACGTGTTGGGCGTCGACCCGGACGCCCAAGGCGGCGGCCTGGGCAAGGCGCTCGCCCTGGTGGGCCTGCGCCACCTGCGCTCGCGCGGCCTCGGCGCGGCCATGCTGTACGTGGAGGCGACCAACGCGCCGGCGATCCGGGTGTACGAGGCCATGGGCTTCACGCACTGGGACACCGACGTGATGTTCCAGTCGGCGCAATAG
- a CDS encoding bifunctional metallophosphatase/5'-nucleotidase, translated as MATRLRRGLTLALAAGMASLVGLAAPAGAQAASGAGPYGPTVDLQILAVNDFHGNLEPPAGSAGQITLLRDGQQVRVPAGGAEYLATHLRQARAANPNTVVVGVGDLIGASPLLSAAFHDEPTIQAMDLLGMETSPVGNHEFDEGKRELLRVQYGGCYPDDGCYDPEHPYPGARFRYLAANVVDEATGAPLLPPFWVKNIRGARVGFIGVVTKDTPNVTTAEGTKGLRFLDEAETINKYAQVLRRLGVRAIVALVHEGGVAASPVYDYDCDAPTPGAGVTGPIVDIAERVDPEVDVILTAHTHNAYVCTIPDPSGRPRLVAQGASFGRLITDVDVTYDRRTRDIRRVKARNIVVTRDVPKDPAMSQLIQRYQKLIEPIANRVVGYIGADILGRGAGTPETPLGDLIADAQVEATRERFKAEVAFMNPGGVRSDLAYAASGAEGDGVVTYAEAFAVQPFGNVLVTMDLTGAQILKLLQQQYSEANAASPRVLQPSEAVRYTVDLTRTGADRIVADSVRINGQPLDLARVYKVTVNEFLAGGGDGFTVLKEGRNPQRSVPDLDAFVAYLGAHSSPDRPLQPPKADRITFLG; from the coding sequence ATGGCGACACGTCTGCGCCGCGGCCTGACCCTGGCGCTCGCGGCCGGCATGGCCAGCCTGGTGGGCCTGGCCGCGCCGGCCGGCGCGCAGGCCGCGTCCGGCGCCGGGCCGTACGGCCCCACGGTGGACCTCCAGATCTTGGCGGTCAACGACTTCCACGGCAACCTCGAACCGCCCGCGGGCTCGGCCGGCCAGATCACCCTGCTCCGGGACGGCCAGCAGGTGCGGGTCCCGGCCGGCGGCGCCGAGTACCTGGCCACCCACCTGCGCCAGGCCCGCGCGGCCAACCCGAACACCGTCGTCGTCGGCGTGGGCGACCTGATCGGCGCCAGCCCGCTGCTGTCGGCCGCCTTCCACGACGAGCCCACGATCCAGGCGATGGACCTGCTGGGCATGGAGACCAGCCCGGTCGGCAACCACGAGTTCGACGAGGGCAAGCGCGAGCTGCTGCGCGTGCAGTACGGCGGCTGCTACCCGGATGACGGCTGCTACGACCCCGAGCACCCCTACCCCGGGGCTCGCTTCCGGTACCTGGCCGCCAACGTGGTCGACGAGGCCACCGGTGCCCCGCTGCTGCCGCCTTTCTGGGTCAAGAACATCCGCGGCGCGCGGGTGGGCTTCATCGGCGTCGTCACCAAGGACACGCCGAACGTCACCACGGCCGAGGGCACCAAGGGCCTGAGGTTCCTCGACGAGGCCGAGACCATCAACAAGTACGCGCAGGTGCTCCGGCGCCTCGGCGTGCGCGCGATCGTGGCGCTGGTCCACGAGGGCGGCGTCGCGGCCAGCCCGGTGTACGACTACGACTGCGACGCGCCGACGCCCGGCGCAGGCGTCACCGGCCCGATCGTCGACATCGCCGAGCGGGTCGACCCGGAGGTCGACGTGATCCTCACCGCGCACACCCACAACGCGTACGTCTGCACGATCCCCGACCCCTCCGGGCGGCCCCGCCTGGTCGCCCAGGGCGCCTCGTTCGGGCGGCTGATCACCGACGTCGACGTCACGTACGACCGGCGTACCCGGGACATCCGCCGCGTCAAGGCGCGCAACATCGTGGTGACGCGCGACGTGCCGAAGGACCCGGCGATGAGTCAGCTCATCCAGAGGTACCAGAAGCTGATCGAGCCCATCGCCAACCGCGTCGTCGGCTACATCGGCGCCGACATCCTCGGCCGTGGCGCCGGCACCCCGGAGACGCCGCTCGGCGACCTGATCGCCGACGCCCAGGTGGAGGCCACGCGTGAGCGGTTCAAGGCCGAGGTGGCGTTCATGAACCCCGGCGGCGTGCGGTCCGACCTGGCGTACGCGGCGTCCGGCGCCGAGGGCGACGGCGTGGTCACCTACGCCGAGGCGTTCGCCGTCCAGCCGTTCGGCAACGTGCTGGTCACCATGGACCTGACCGGCGCGCAGATCCTGAAGCTGCTTCAGCAGCAGTACTCGGAGGCGAACGCGGCCAGCCCGCGCGTGCTCCAGCCGTCCGAGGCGGTGCGGTATACCGTCGACCTCACCCGGACCGGTGCGGACCGGATCGTCGCGGACTCGGTGCGGATCAACGGCCAGCCGCTCGACCTCGCCCGCGTGTACAAGGTGACGGTGAACGAGTTCCTGGCCGGCGGCGGAGACGGGTTCACGGTCCTGAAGGAGGGACGGAACCCGCAGCGCAGCGTGCCCGACCTGGACGCGTTCGTCGCGTACCTGGGCGCGCACTCCTCCCCCGACCGCCCGCTCCAGCCGCCGAAGGCGGACCGGATCACCTTCCTGGGCTGA
- a CDS encoding response regulator transcription factor — protein MSSLLLLTNALQPSAEVLPALGLLLHSVRVAPAEATALLDTPPVDAILVDGRKDLPHARSLCRVLRTTGLDCPLLLITTEGGLAAVTAEWGIDDVVLDTAGPAEVEARLRLAIGKAKADNGPESPTEIRSGPLVIDEATYTAKLRGRPLDLTFKEFELLKYLAQHPGRVFTRSQLLQEVWGYDYFGGTRTVDVHVRRLRAKLGAEHEALIGTVRNVGYRFVLPEKNLPEKSPEQSLPEPENEDARS, from the coding sequence GTGAGCTCGCTCCTGCTGCTCACCAACGCGCTCCAACCCTCCGCCGAGGTGCTGCCCGCCTTGGGCTTGCTGCTGCACAGCGTGCGGGTCGCCCCTGCCGAGGCAACGGCCCTGCTCGACACGCCGCCCGTGGACGCCATCCTGGTCGACGGGCGCAAGGACCTGCCCCACGCCCGCAGCCTCTGCCGGGTCCTGCGGACGACCGGCCTGGACTGCCCGTTGCTGTTGATCACCACCGAGGGCGGGCTCGCCGCGGTCACCGCCGAGTGGGGCATCGACGACGTGGTGCTCGACACGGCCGGCCCCGCAGAAGTCGAGGCGCGGCTCCGCCTGGCGATCGGCAAGGCCAAGGCCGACAACGGACCGGAGTCCCCCACCGAGATCCGCAGCGGCCCCCTGGTCATCGACGAGGCCACCTACACCGCCAAGCTGCGCGGCCGGCCGCTCGACCTGACCTTCAAGGAGTTCGAGCTGCTCAAGTACCTGGCCCAGCACCCCGGCCGGGTGTTCACGCGTTCCCAGTTGCTCCAGGAGGTCTGGGGGTACGACTACTTCGGCGGCACGCGCACCGTGGACGTCCACGTCCGCCGGCTACGCGCGAAGCTCGGCGCCGAGCACGAGGCCCTGATCGGCACGGTCCGCAACGTCGGGTACCGGTTCGTGCTGCCGGAGAAGAACCTGCCGGAGAAGAGCCCGGAGCAGTCATTGCCGGAGCCGGAGAACGAGGACGCCAGGTCGTGA
- a CDS encoding MoaD/ThiS family protein — MARGTIRYWAAARDAAGTPEEPYDAVTLAEALAAARRQRGDEPRFASVLSVCSYIVDGKPVGTRDLETVLLADGGTVEVLPPFAGG; from the coding sequence ATGGCACGTGGCACGATCCGGTATTGGGCAGCCGCCCGGGACGCCGCCGGCACCCCGGAGGAACCGTACGACGCCGTGACCCTCGCCGAGGCGCTGGCCGCGGCTCGTCGACAGCGCGGGGACGAACCGCGCTTCGCCAGCGTGTTGAGCGTCTGCTCCTACATCGTGGACGGCAAGCCGGTGGGTACCCGTGACCTGGAGACCGTGCTTCTCGCCGACGGCGGCACGGTTGAGGTGCTGCCGCCGTTCGCCGGCGGGTGA
- a CDS encoding LmeA family phospholipid-binding protein has translation MRRLIRVLIVLAVLAALFAAADRIAVRLAQDMAASALAGTGRFGESPTVRIHGFPFLTQVVARRLDQVDVHGRGIHVKGGDLERLDARLYGVRVRDLETRDLLAERVMGTGLVTYPYLQQAVDRSGVEIGPGADGTVRVTSTIRVFGQPVKVRTDGALVAVSGNRISFQPERVTANGVDLGDSTLQRLAQRFELTASVPGLPAGTRITAVRPTEQGVEVDLAGENVSLRGAAVTTSD, from the coding sequence ATGCGTCGCCTCATCCGAGTCCTGATCGTCCTGGCCGTACTCGCCGCGCTGTTCGCGGCGGCGGATCGCATCGCGGTGCGCCTCGCGCAGGACATGGCCGCCTCCGCGCTGGCCGGCACCGGCCGGTTCGGGGAGAGCCCCACGGTGCGGATCCACGGTTTCCCGTTCCTGACCCAGGTCGTGGCGCGCCGCCTGGACCAGGTGGACGTGCACGGGCGAGGCATCCATGTGAAGGGCGGCGACCTGGAACGGCTCGATGCGCGGTTGTACGGCGTGCGGGTACGCGACCTGGAAACGCGCGACCTCCTGGCGGAGCGGGTGATGGGGACCGGGCTCGTCACGTACCCGTACCTGCAGCAGGCGGTCGACCGCAGCGGCGTCGAGATCGGCCCCGGCGCGGACGGGACGGTGCGGGTGACCAGCACGATCCGGGTGTTCGGGCAGCCGGTGAAGGTGCGGACGGACGGCGCGCTCGTGGCGGTGAGCGGCAACCGGATCAGCTTCCAGCCCGAGCGGGTCACGGCGAACGGCGTGGACCTCGGCGACTCCACGCTCCAGCGGCTGGCCCAGCGGTTCGAGCTCACCGCATCCGTGCCGGGGCTGCCCGCCGGCACCCGCATCACCGCGGTGCGCCCGACCGAACAGGGCGTGGAGGTCGACCTGGCTGGGGAGAACGTCTCGTTGCGCGGCGCCGCGGTGACGACGAGCGACTGA
- a CDS encoding TlpA family protein disulfide reductase, which produces MLRGVCGIVGGVRNGFVVLVLVLLAATVFGLYRRRRDGRLRVGNEMRLTPEDIGAPLGERATLLQFSTAFCQPCRATRRILGEVAGMVDGVAHVEVDAESRLELVRRLDVMRTPTVFVLDSQGRVVKKATGQPRKVDVIAALGETV; this is translated from the coding sequence ATGCTCCGTGGGGTGTGCGGCATTGTGGGTGGCGTGCGTAACGGATTCGTCGTGCTCGTCCTGGTGCTGCTGGCCGCTACCGTGTTCGGCCTGTACCGGCGGCGCCGCGACGGGCGCCTGCGGGTGGGGAACGAGATGCGGTTGACCCCGGAGGACATCGGCGCGCCGCTCGGCGAGCGGGCCACGCTCCTGCAGTTCTCGACCGCCTTCTGCCAACCGTGCCGGGCGACCCGCCGGATCCTCGGTGAGGTGGCCGGTATGGTTGACGGAGTGGCTCACGTGGAGGTCGACGCCGAGTCGCGGCTGGAGCTGGTACGCCGGCTCGACGTCATGCGCACACCGACGGTGTTCGTGCTGGACAGCCAGGGACGCGTGGTGAAGAAGGCGACCGGCCAGCCGCGCAAGGTGGACGTGATCGCCGCGCTCGGCGAGACGGTCTGA
- a CDS encoding putative leader peptide — protein sequence MKQAVLTKRRAVDLCRVSTCLCRRMP from the coding sequence ATGAAGCAGGCAGTGTTGACGAAGCGACGCGCGGTTGACCTGTGCCGTGTGTCCACCTGCCTGTGTCGCCGAATGCCCTGA